A genomic window from Melopsittacus undulatus isolate bMelUnd1 chromosome 7, bMelUnd1.mat.Z, whole genome shotgun sequence includes:
- the LOC101876486 gene encoding zinc finger matrin-type protein 1: MAERGEEAPACLTEDILDEATRKDLFTDTFCKVCRTVLQFESERISHYKGKKHSQKVHIYIQMRGDKRQKKTDGIDFQVTGEAVDKYKHCSLCNMSFTSPVDALSHYVGKTHAKKMKQFSKEAHMPAQGMQIVPALQQPLCEKPLQPSGAEESSSSSNTRLKFNDPDKFCRLCCASFNNPTIAQEHYSGKKHRRNEARKKLIEELGDKAVPAESSTSAGYYICPVCNITITSIETYQSHLQGKKHRIKETMLANLMKKPNKPRYSLQDELMDCVDVQEAKGQEPTGPLVKVEEEWFQDINIEGFRNRLEE; encoded by the exons ATGGCGGAGCGGGGTGAGGAGGCTCCCGCCTGCCTCACAG AGGACATTTTAGATGAAGCAACAAGGAAAGACCTTTTCACCGACACTTTCTGTAAGGTTTGCAGGACAGTGCTGCAGTTTGAGTCTGAAAGGATATCACACTACAAG GGCAAAAAACATTCTCAGAAAGTTCATATTTACATCCAAATGCGTGGAGAtaagaggcagaagaaaacagatggtATTGATTTTCAGGTGACT GGTGAAGCAGTGGACAAATACAAGCACTGCAGTCTCTGCAACATGTCGTTTACTTCCCCAGTCGATGCTTTGTCTCACTACGTGGGAAAGACCCATGCTAAAAAGATGAAGCAGTTCTCCAAGGAAGCCCACATGCCAGCACAGGGCATGCAGATTGTTCCTG CTTTACAGCAGCCACTGTGTGAGAAGCCCTTGCAGCCTTCAGGAGCTGAAGAGTCTTCATCATCCTCCAACACAAGGTTGAAGTTTAATGATCCAGACAAGTTCTGCAGGCTCTGCTGTGCTTCCTTTAATAATCCAACTATTGCCCAGGAGCATTACAGTGgtaagaaacacagaagaaatgaagCACGGAAGAAGCTAATAGAGGAGCTGGGAGACAAAGCCGTCCCTGCAGAATCCAGCACAAGTG CTGGTTATTACATTTGTCCTGTATGTAATATCACAATTACATCTATAGAAACATACCAGTCCCACCTGCAAGGAAAGAAGCACAGGATTAA AGAAACAATGCTAGCTAATCTCatgaagaaaccaaacaaaccccgTTACTCCTTGCAAGATGAATTAATGGATTGCGTTGATGTTCAAGAGGCTAAAGGGCAAGAGCCAACGGGGCCCTTAGTAAAAGTAGAAGAGGAATGGTTTCAAGATATAAACATCGAAG gcTTCCGAAACAGATTAGAGGAGTAA